GTTTCAGCTGCGGAGGTGATTATTACCTTGTTTACCTACTTCTGGTTCAGGAAAGTAGTTCCTTTAAACTACCTGAAGCCCCTGTTGGTCAGCTACCCGGCAGCTGTTCTGCTATTCTGTGGTTTCATTTTCAGCCCGCTTATGCCCCTTTTGAATGCCGCCATAGCTGCCGTCATCTTTATTATTATCATCTATCAGTTTGACATACTGAAGCCGGATCAATTTGAGTGGGCAAAGAAAAAGGTGCTGGGATGAAGCAGCGATTGTGTATAGGGATTCAGGAAAGAAATGCAGCCTGGGATGCTGTCTTGAATCAGCTTGGGGTGTGGTATGAAGAAGTAAATTACAATTTAGAACTGCATCGTGAGTACAGTGTTATTATTCTGAATAAGAAGCCTGATAAAGCTCAGTGTTCAGCCCTTAAAACCTTTGTAAAAAACAATGGCAGCCTGTTAGAAGTAGCTGACAATCTGGTCTTCCTTGAGAAAAAACATACCCGGTCATCCCATATAGATACACTCATAAATTATGATCGTGAAGGCTTTTTATCTCATATTTCTCATGTAGATGTTCATGCCAGTTTAAGGCTTCATAAGAATAGTGAGTTACTGGAGGGTCTGGTTCATTTACCTGCTGAAGATCATTCAAATATTGCTTTTTTGGGCGTTGATGTAGCTGAACTGTTACAAACAACCGGTTATAGGAGAAAACGATTCTTTAGCAGGAATGGAGAACATCCGGATGAAATTGTCAGCAAAGTATCCAAGCACGAGCTCGCTGAAGTGCTGAAAGCCATACTGAAAGAGCTACACTTTCGAAGATCTTTGCCTTTCATCGAGAAATGGACTTCCCCGACAACTAAACCCGTTTTTTGTTTTCGGATTGACAGTGATTTTGGCGATAAAGAATCCATGGATAATCTTTATGCAACGATTCGTAAGCACCAAAAATCGGCAACCTGGTTTTTACATGTAGAAGCACATGAGGATTGGCTTTCTCACCTCAAGACCTATGAGAACCAGGAAATTGCTCTTCACGGCTATGAACACGGTACTTCAGATTCTTTCAAAAAGGTTAACCGGAACATTCAAACCGGGAAAAAGCGTCTCGAAAAAGCTAATATTGATTTCAGCGGCTTTTGTGCTCCTTATGGTATCTGGAACACGGCACTTGAAAAATCCCTGAAGAATTCCGGCTTTGAATACACCTCTGAGTTTACCTTTTGTTATGATGGATTACCGCTCCGCCCTGTAGATGATCAACTCCCCGTTCAAGTTCCCATTCACCCTATTTGTACCGGTAGTCTGAACCGGCGAAAATATTCCATTGAGGATATGAAAGGGTATTTCGAGGATGTGTTATTAAATAAATTATCGCGGTTTGAACCGGCTTTGTTCTATCACCACCCTTTACAGCCCGGGCTTTCTGTTATCGACCATTTACTGGAGCTCACTGATATACACGAATTTGAAAATCTTACTTTTGGAGAGTTTGCTGGTTTTTGGAAAGAAC
The nucleotide sequence above comes from Gracilimonas sp.. Encoded proteins:
- a CDS encoding polysaccharide deacetylase family protein — its product is MKQRLCIGIQERNAAWDAVLNQLGVWYEEVNYNLELHREYSVIILNKKPDKAQCSALKTFVKNNGSLLEVADNLVFLEKKHTRSSHIDTLINYDREGFLSHISHVDVHASLRLHKNSELLEGLVHLPAEDHSNIAFLGVDVAELLQTTGYRRKRFFSRNGEHPDEIVSKVSKHELAEVLKAILKELHFRRSLPFIEKWTSPTTKPVFCFRIDSDFGDKESMDNLYATIRKHQKSATWFLHVEAHEDWLSHLKTYENQEIALHGYEHGTSDSFKKVNRNIQTGKKRLEKANIDFSGFCAPYGIWNTALEKSLKNSGFEYTSEFTFCYDGLPLRPVDDQLPVQVPIHPICTGSLNRRKYSIEDMKGYFEDVLLNKLSRFEPALFYHHPLQPGLSVIDHLLELTDIHEFENLTFGEFAGFWKERERFTFEAYLDDGKVTIEKSSDPDKLIQVSINHSEFDLVSTSEDIINLTKTTKLKFSKPYLPQPEEVHEMRKRDLNLLKTSLIDWKNRGRL